The genome window TGACTATTACAAGCGGTCTTGTTTTACATTTCCATGACACTATATAGACGTCAGGTCAGATCGCtgtatttacaagaaaagaacacatttatacaacctataccttaaatgaaagagctctacaaggttaaataaaatatctcaaatTTCTGCCTGCAGTGCATGTTATTTGGGTTTGGGTATTTAGTGGAGTATTTACTGGAAATACACGTTAATTATATGGTAGGAGTAAAACCTTTAGCACAATGAACATTTAAGAGGAGGAAAAGAGGTTTTTCATTGGACAATTTAAATACATGACGGAGCTTTCAATTTGCCTCGAATCGgtcaattttgaaaacaatgacGATTTTTAAAATCGTTTTTCCCCTTTAGGAAATCTTCCAATAAAATCTTCAAAAAAATGGAATTCCCCACAGTTGTACAGCTTTTTTATTTAAGGAATAGGTTGTGTAAATGTGCTCGTTTCTTTTAACTTAGTGGAAAGAAGACTCTGTTTAACTAACAAATATTGGtttagaaaacaacaaaattaccCTCGAAATAAACGTCAATAACGACTTCACATATGGATTTTAATATTCTGTACGGAGCTCCATTGCTTCAGAATCTGCaggatttatctccctttgcgTAGGTCCTACCAATTGTAAAACCACAGATCAAACACCGCGAATAGATCAGCAAATATTTGAATCACTGGTGAATAAAACTATATGGCACTTACTTTTACATAAGATATACTTTGTTAATCTCCGAAGATGCATTACGTTAGTCTTAGACAAATGTGCATGTTACCTAGTGATTTCACATCTGATAGGATAAGCCAGTTTGGAGAGCGTTGTGATTCCGAGATGGAGTTCCATTAGCTGACTCACTGAGTGGACCAACACATTTGCTAGATACATAGGCACAGAGTGTTGATCTTTATGTTCTTATATAGGATTAATTTCACCAGTTTATACgctctatatatgtacaaagtacCTTTAAAATCATATGCTCTAATATATGTTTATCTCTATTATTAAATGGACTCCGTTCAAACAAACGGATCAATGTATTCCTCAACTTTGTTATGATAACTCAATCCACTTTTATTGTAAAGCAGATCAAGACAAACACTGACATTTCCTTTCATCCTACAGAAAAGACACAATAAACACAAGCAAAAGGGAAATCCCTCGATTAAGGGCGATTTCTCTTGATTGTCGAACAACAGAATCCATGTCACACGTATCTCTAGACTCCTGTGATCTGTGCCGGCTTAAATACAATATTTGTTGTATAAGGAaaatttttacatgtagttaatgtCTGAACGTACCTGAAGCGCCATTCGCCTTAACTGCTGCACTTGGACTGGACCTTTCGGATTTGATTTCACAAGCCATTCTCTCATGCGCTCCTCCAGACTCTGAAGGAAAAGTTCTTCGTCAGGGGAAGTAAATCGGCGTGCTTGTAAACGGCTTTCCGTCATAAAAGTCGAATGTCTGTCAAGGCCCTCTCCTAACGAGCCAGCACGGGATAGACGACCGTCTCGGTTGTCATAGAAACCTAAAGCGGTCTGACTCTTCTGGGACAAATGATCATGTAAACGTCCGAAAGTAGACTCGTTGATTTCCTCTGAATTCCTCATAGAGGTTTCGGTCGCGTCATGCGATATCTGTTTGTTTTCGGCTGCAATAGTCGTCACTGTTGTGACTCCACCATCTGCATTACCTCCCCTTTGCGCGAGAGCAATCCTTGACGCAGCTAGCTGCAAAGGTTGTCCTCGGGGAACGTTCTGCCTCGTTCTCATGCCTCCTGGTCGAGCGTGAAACCTCCTGCGTGATTTGAATTTTTCCCGCAGGCGTATAGCGTAAAAGACACTTCCGGGGCCCCACATGTCTATAAGCGGCCCTTTGTGATTTAGAAACTGTTTCTCTGCTTCGTGGTAGGTCACGATCTCACGTTTGGGCTTCTCCTTCATGGGAGGGGGGTTATTAATGTCCCGAAGTTTTTTTACCAAGTTGTCCAGGAGAGGAAGATCCTTGTTGACGGACAGAGCTAACCGAGCCGCCATTTTGACCTCTAAAATTCGTCTCATGGCGTCGATTGTCTTTGGGTGACGTTTTACGAAAAGCCGCTCGTAATGTTTCATTTCAAGCACCAACACTTCGGTTTTCTCGGAACAAATGGCGGACTGCAGATATGTGTTCATCTCCATGAGGACTTCAGTGTCACCTGAAATGTATCAGACTGAGTCAAACCGTTAAGGACCTTGCTGAGGGACTTACCTGTCAGAAAAAAAGATTCGAATTGTCACAAGATTTACCTGCTGATGAATGTTGTAACATATCTTAATTGTCTCAAGAAAATCGATATGAATCATGCTAGCAGTATTTGATTTGAAACGCCAAAATTTCCAAACTGCGTTCTTCCAAACCACCTGTAGAGTAAAATATCATCAGAGATTCCAGACTGTTTCTGAAAGACTACACCATGGAGTGTAAACCAGGGTATCGAAGCCATTTTGATAtttggcatatggtcacacgtaaccagtcaAATACGGTTACTATATcacatttagggttttattatgATTGTTTGTGACAATTCTTACACATCAGCTTAAAGGCAAATTACAAGTTCCTTAGCACCATGACTTGAGTAGAATTAgatacaaaaaatgtaaaaaagtaATTAGGCTATGTTAGAGGTTAacggtgtagaattactcacaGGTTTCCTGACTGGTTTAATACGTAACATACTTACCTATACTAGCATTAATCCCAAGGTAGCACACTTTGATACACCGACTATTGTCTCGTTTCTTATGTTTTGGAGAATACTGGATTTCAGCTGGTGGTCGTACTCTCTCCGCCTTACGTGTAATCCTGTATATGTATGGTCAAGTCAAAACAATATTACACAATTACTTTTCTGCTTTCAATTAAGGCATTCTATAGACCTTGTTGGTAGGGTGATCAGTCTGTTATTTGTGCAAATTTCAGCCATGATCAAACTATATCACACCCTTATTGAACCATCTGTTATTTTGCATATTTCAGTCATGATCAAGCTGTGTCACACCCTTATAGAGCCATCTGTTATTTGCATGTTTCAGTCATGATCAAGCTGTATAACACTCTCATAGAGCCATCTGTTATTTTGCatatttcagccataatcaAGCTGGGTCACACCCTTATAGAACCATCTGTTATTTGCATATTTCAGTCATGATCAAGCTGAGTCACACCCTCATAGAGCCATCGGTTATTTTGCATATTTCAGTCATGATCAAGCTCTATTACACCGCTATAGCACCATCTGTTATTTTGCATATTTCAGCCATGATCAAACTGTACCACATCCCTATACAGCCATTTGTATGTGCAACTTTCAGCCATGACAAAGCGTTGTTTTGACACGATATATTGTTGTACACTTGTTTTGAGATAAGCAGTCGTTAAGCTTCAACAGAAACAACATCAAGACATTCTTTCTGAGCTCATTGACCCATACATTGGTTCTACATGGATTAACCCCTGTTTGATTTTAGTCGTAGATGATCAGAAAGATTTGGACCGTTTAAGTTATCCCACAATCGACATATTTAAAGCTTTGCGTCACTCAAACGCCACGCAGAAGAAACCCACCACGACACCCTAGCTAAACACACCACAGAATCTATTTTCCAAAACATTCGCATATCAGCCTTCAAGCAAAATGGAAGTTCCCAGTCAGTTCACGCCgtacacaaaccaccaaagaatcaAGATAGtatacaaagtaagaaattaggatggaCTCGTGCAAAGGTCAACAGTTTTccgtgatgttggaaagacacaggGAGTAATCCAGGCATTTAAATCGTGTACTATGCTAGTCTATAATGTTTCAATGAACAAGGATGTATCTCACTTGTGTTTTGTCTGCAATTTTTCACATATCCAACGTGACTATCTCATTCAACACGACGAATATACGGTCTGAGCGGAATTAAACACGGCTAAGAAGTCGAGGGCCACAAACTGCGGGCATTGTGTCTGGAATTACTTACAAGAGGAttacactcattgtaaaacttaagagaCTTAGAACGAAAGCGTCTGATGACA of Liolophura sinensis isolate JHLJ2023 chromosome 13, CUHK_Ljap_v2, whole genome shotgun sequence contains these proteins:
- the LOC135480373 gene encoding uncharacterized protein LOC135480373, whose translation is MSTRSSSAPTMYSKVVDVISKAPDVRKDFEVHSILPWFRKKSQLFQKLKTDFLKDIIRNCRFITKQKDDVIIKQGDLGECFYIILGGKISIYILNKEDLDNQAPGMGEEAPIQELEEERVMKVTDRKQLGNFVCHLGAGEPFGEVALVSEDCVRTASIIAEDTTDLVVVDRALYNRSVRDVLAQEFEEKTNFIKATPLFSNWAPKYRKQLAMAMYKETFPYESWLVKQGENVENIYFIISGQVEVQIDPSSHPRQYPKLFPEEESEFGERITRKAERVRPPAEIQYSPKHKKRDNSRCIKVCYLGINASIGDTEVLMEMNTYLQSAICSEKTEVLVLEMKHYERLFVKRHPKTIDAMRRILEVKMAARLALSVNKDLPLLDNLVKKLRDINNPPPMKEKPKREIVTYHEAEKQFLNHKGPLIDMWGPGSVFYAIRLREKFKSRRRFHARPGGMRTRQNVPRGQPLQLAASRIALAQRGGNADGGVTTVTTIAAENKQISHDATETSMRNSEEINESTFGRLHDHLSQKSQTALGFYDNRDGRLSRAGSLGEGLDRHSTFMTESRLQARRFTSPDEELFLQSLEERMREWLVKSNPKGPVQVQQLRRMALQVRSDINYM